From the genome of Paraburkholderia sp. ZP32-5:
AGGCAGGCAAAACGGGCAATGTGCGCCTCGTCGATACGGCGGCCATTCCGGAGAAGCCTGTCAAGCCGAAGAAGATCATCATTCTTGGCGGTTCGCTGGTTGTCGGCCTGTTTAGCGGTGCGGTAGTCGCGTTCATCCGCAACATGCTGTTCCGCGGCGTCAGCGATCCGACCGAAATGGAGCGCCGCACGGGCTTGCATGTGTACGCGACGGTGCCGCTGAGCAAACGCCAACTGGAGCTGAGTCGCGCCGCGAATGACAAGAAAGCGGGCATCCATGTGCTGGCTGCGGATTCACCTCGCGATCCGTCTATCGAGAGCCTGCGCAGCCTGCGTACCGCGTTGCAGTTTGCCATGGTCAATGCGCGCAACAACGTCGTGCTGTTGACCGGACCAGCGCCGGGCGTCGGCAAGTCTTTCGTGTCGGTCAATTTCGCGGCAGTGCTCGCAGCAGGCGGCAAGAAAGTGCTGCTGATCGACGGCGACTTGCGCAAGGGGCATTTGCACCAATCGTTCGGACATGAACGCGGATTTGGCTTTTCGGAACTGGTGTCGGGATTGGCGACGCTCGATCAGGTACTACGCCGCGACCTGGTTCCGCAACTGGATTTCGTTTCGACTGGAACGCTGCCGAAAAATCCCGCGGAACTGTTGTTGGGCGAACGAGTGGGGACGTGTTTCGACGAACTGTCGAAGCGATACGACGTCGTGCTGATCGACACGGCGCCGGTACTCGCGGCAGCGGACGCTGGCATTCTCGCGCCGAATGCGGGCACCGTGTTCCTCGTCGCTCGTGCGGCGGTTACGAAAGCGGGCGAGATCACCGAGGCGATCAAGCGCCTTGCGCAGAACGGCGTCGAGGCGAACGGCGTGCTGTTCAACGGCCTGAATCTGGCGCACGCGCGGTATGGCTATGGTTCCAAATATGGCTCATATCGCTACTCCGCCTATGAATATGGCGACGAGGTACGCGGCTAGCGCGAACGGTGTTCGGGTATTGCGTGCATGGCGGTCGGTGTCGACCGGCCTAACTCTTTCTGACGTGGATGTGAATGATGAACAAGCAGGATCGGGTAGTCGAAATTGCCGGCTCGGTGACGGTGTCGAACCGCTTGCCGTTTGTACTGTTCGGCGGCATCAATGTTCTCGAAGATCTCGACTCGACATTGCATGCTTGCCGCCACTATGTGAATACGACGACGAAGCTGAACATTCCATTCGTGTTCAAGGCGTCGTTCGATAAGGCGAATCGTTCGTCGATCCACTCCTATCGTGGAGTCGGTATCGAAGAAGGTTTGAGGATTTTCGAAGCGGTCAAACGGGAGTTCGGCGTGCCGGTCATTACCGACGTGCACGAGCCCGAGCAGGCCGCTCGTGTTGCGGAAGTCGTCGACGTGCTGCAGGTACCGGCATTTCTGGCGCGGCAGACAGACCTCGTGGTCGCGATTGCGAAGACGGGGCGCGTCATCAACATCAAGAAGCCGCAATTCACGAGTCCCACGCAGGTCGCGCACATCGTCGGCAAATGCCGTGAAGCGGGTAACGACAACGTCATTCTGTGCGAACGCGGCAGTTCGTTTGGCTACGACAACCTGGTGGTCGACATGCTCGGCTTCCGGCAGATGATCGACGCGTCGGATGGCGCACCGGTGATCTTCGATGTCACGCATAGTCTGCAATACCGTGATCCAGGCGGTGCAGCGTCGGCTGGCCGGCGCCACCAGGTTGTCGAGCTTGCGCGCGCCGGTCTCGCGATCGGGCTCGGCGGTCTGTTTCTCGAAGCGCATGAAGACCCGGATCGCGCGCGCTGCGATGGCCCGAGCGCGCTTCCGCTCGCGATGCTCGAGCCATTTCTGCGGCAAATGAAGGATCTCGACGATCTGATCAAAAGCTTCCCCACATTGGATATTCAATGAGCCCGCGAAGAACGTATCGGGGAAATGTCCGCCTCGTGCTATTCGACGTCGACGGTGTACTCACCGATGGCTCACTGCATTTCACTAGCGACGGCGAGTTCATCAAGTCATTCAATGTGCGCGATGGTGTGGCAATCGGCCTGCTGCACGAATACGGCATAGCGAGCGGCATCCTGTCTGGCAGATCGAGTGCGTCGCTGACGCGGCGCGCCAAGGAACTCGGCTTCGACGTGGTGGTGACAGGCAGCAGCGACAAGCTGTCCGCGTATGAAGCGATCAAACAGCAGCGAGGACTGATCGACGAGCAGATTGCCTACGTTGGCGACGATGTCATCGATCTGCCGGTGATGTTGCGCGTGGGGCGCGCATTCGCGCCCGGCGACGCGCACGTGCTTGCGTTGCGTTATGCCGATCACGTCACGCGCGCACGCGGTGGTCACGGCGTGGCCCGGGAAGTGGCGGAAAACGTGCTGCTCGCCGATGGAATGACACTCGACGAGATCTACAGGGCGTTTTCGAGCGGGGAGGTGCGCAGTGCAATCGTTCAGTAAGCGAGGCTCGATTCACGTCGTGATTCCGGCGCGCTTCGGGTCGAGCCGCTTGCCCGGCAAGCCGCTGATCGATCTGGCCGGCGTGCCGATGATCGTGCGCGTCTATCAGGTTGTGCGGGCGGCATTGAGCGCGACGGTGAACATCGTCGTTGCGACCGACGACGAGCGGATCGTCGAACGTCTCGAAGCCGATGGAATCCCCGTTCGGCTGACCGATCCCGGCCATCAGTCGGGAACCGAGCGGTGCGCGCAAGTCGCGCGCGAGCTTGGTTGGAGTCCCACGGATCTGATCGTCAATGTGCAGGGTGACGAGCCGCTGGTGCCGCAGGCGTTGCTCGCGTCGTTCGTGCAGTTTTGCATGGACACGCAGCCGCTCGATATGGCGACCGTTGCAGTGCCGCTGACTGACGCGGCTCATTTGACCGATCCGAGCGTCGTCAAATTGACGGTGGCTGCCACGGGGCACGCGATCGTGTTTTCGCGTTCGGCGATTCCGTTTTACCGGGATGTGCCGCGAGATGCTTGGCCGTTGTTCGCGTACTTGAGGCATGTCGGTATCTACGCATATCGATGCTCGGCGTTATTCCGGCTGACTGCCGCACCCGCGTGCGAGTTGGAGGAGATCGAACGGCTCGAACAACTGCGCGCGATCTGGCTGGGCATGCCGATCCGGGTATTCAGGTGGCCGGAGTCGCCGCCGCCCGGTGTCGATACGCAGGAGGACGTGGCGCGGGTCAGGGAAATACTCTTCGTGAATACCTTGGGAAGATCATGACGTCTGTCGATTACATGTCATCGGCGAAGCGGGTTTTCGCGTTGGAGTCGAATGCGGTCGCCGCGCTCGCCGCACGTCTCGACGATGATTACGGGCAAGCCGTCGCGCGCATTCTCGACACACGCGGGCGCGTGATTGTGTGTGGAATGGGCAAGTCGGGCATCGTCGGCAGAAAAATTGCGGCGACGCTCGCGAGTACCGGCACGCCTGCTTTCTTTATGCATCCGGGTGAGGCCTATCACGGTGATCTAGGCATGGTCACCAGCGACGATGTGTTTCTGGCCATTTCGAATTCGGGTGAAACACACGAGGTCGTGCAACTGCTGCCGTTTCTGCGCGGCAACCTGAACTTCGTCATCGCAATGACCGGCAATCGTGGCTCGACGCTGGCGCGCGCCGCGCATTGTCATCTGGATATCGGTGTCGAGAAAGAGGCGTGTCCGCTTCAGCTTGCACCCACCGCGTCGACCACGGCGACGCTGGCAATGGGTGATGCGCTCGCCGTCACGTTGATGGAAGCGCGCGATTTCAAGCCGGAGGGATTCGCGCGCTTTCATCCTGGCGGATCGCTTGGACGGCGTTTGCTGAGCACCGTGGGCGACGAAATGGCGAGCAGCGAACTGCCGTTCGTCACTCCCGGCGCGAAGGTCATGGAAATCGTCAGCGAGATGACGCGCGGCAGTCTTGGGATTGCGATCGTTTGTGATGAAACCTGCACGGGTCTGATTACGGACGGCGACGTGCGCCGCCTGATCGAGGCTCACGGCCCGCATGCGTTCGATAAGAGCGCGCGCGACTTCATGTCGAAAGATCCCACGATGGTTTCGCCCGCGACGCGCGTCGGCGATGCGTTGGCCTTACTCGATGAACGGCGCATTACGTCGTTGCTGGTAGCAGAGAGCGGTCGCATCGTCGGCGTTTTCAAAAAGTAGTTTCCGCAAGCAGTTGGCGAATGTCTGAATGCGCCAACGATATGGCTGACGGGCAAATAGTCGTCCTTTTACGATGCAGCGCGT
Proteins encoded in this window:
- the kdsA gene encoding 3-deoxy-8-phosphooctulonate synthase encodes the protein MNKQDRVVEIAGSVTVSNRLPFVLFGGINVLEDLDSTLHACRHYVNTTTKLNIPFVFKASFDKANRSSIHSYRGVGIEEGLRIFEAVKREFGVPVITDVHEPEQAARVAEVVDVLQVPAFLARQTDLVVAIAKTGRVINIKKPQFTSPTQVAHIVGKCREAGNDNVILCERGSSFGYDNLVVDMLGFRQMIDASDGAPVIFDVTHSLQYRDPGGAASAGRRHQVVELARAGLAIGLGGLFLEAHEDPDRARCDGPSALPLAMLEPFLRQMKDLDDLIKSFPTLDIQ
- a CDS encoding KdsC family phosphatase, giving the protein MSPRRTYRGNVRLVLFDVDGVLTDGSLHFTSDGEFIKSFNVRDGVAIGLLHEYGIASGILSGRSSASLTRRAKELGFDVVVTGSSDKLSAYEAIKQQRGLIDEQIAYVGDDVIDLPVMLRVGRAFAPGDAHVLALRYADHVTRARGGHGVAREVAENVLLADGMTLDEIYRAFSSGEVRSAIVQ
- the kdsB gene encoding 3-deoxy-manno-octulosonate cytidylyltransferase codes for the protein MQSFSKRGSIHVVIPARFGSSRLPGKPLIDLAGVPMIVRVYQVVRAALSATVNIVVATDDERIVERLEADGIPVRLTDPGHQSGTERCAQVARELGWSPTDLIVNVQGDEPLVPQALLASFVQFCMDTQPLDMATVAVPLTDAAHLTDPSVVKLTVAATGHAIVFSRSAIPFYRDVPRDAWPLFAYLRHVGIYAYRCSALFRLTAAPACELEEIERLEQLRAIWLGMPIRVFRWPESPPPGVDTQEDVARVREILFVNTLGRS
- a CDS encoding KpsF/GutQ family sugar-phosphate isomerase, with the translated sequence MTSVDYMSSAKRVFALESNAVAALAARLDDDYGQAVARILDTRGRVIVCGMGKSGIVGRKIAATLASTGTPAFFMHPGEAYHGDLGMVTSDDVFLAISNSGETHEVVQLLPFLRGNLNFVIAMTGNRGSTLARAAHCHLDIGVEKEACPLQLAPTASTTATLAMGDALAVTLMEARDFKPEGFARFHPGGSLGRRLLSTVGDEMASSELPFVTPGAKVMEIVSEMTRGSLGIAIVCDETCTGLITDGDVRRLIEAHGPHAFDKSARDFMSKDPTMVSPATRVGDALALLDERRITSLLVAESGRIVGVFKK